The following proteins come from a genomic window of Malus domestica chromosome 02, GDT2T_hap1:
- the LOC103400981 gene encoding receptor-like protein 34: protein MGVSISDFSLFFLIIFVISSASLQLGAESKTFWADIEALKEFKNSLDPGSVRPGSCVSSWDFNLDPCDNLFSDRFTCGFRCDKVDSSSSVSRLTELTLDQAGYSGSLSSLSWNFPYLQTLDLSNNFFSGSIPESLSNLTGLIRLGLSGNSFSGAIPDSIGSLSNLVELFLDNNRLNGAIPSSLNGLAGLQRLELQGNLLSGEFPELGSLQNLSYLDASNNAISGGVPLNFPTSLLQISMRNNSLVGNIPENIKQLGFLQVLDLSHNQLGGAVPAHLFNHLSLQQLTLSFNQFTSVKPPVSPSPGAQSALIALDLSNNELSGMLPLFMAAMRKLSALTLENNKFTGMIPTQYALKVAVPGSGVSKLERLLLGGNYLSGPIPRPLLGLEPGSANVVLGNNCLYRCPRIYHVCKGGHQKSYHKCRSFRP from the coding sequence ATGGGTGTCTCCATTTCCGATTTCTCCCTATTTTTCCTGATCATATTCGTAATTTCATCCGCAAGTCTGCAGCTTGGAGCCGAATCCAAGACTTTCTGGGCCGACATTGAAGCTCTCAAGGAGTTCAAGAACTCACTCGACCCCGGCTCAGTGCGTCCGGGCTCGTGCGTCAGCTCCTGGGACTTCAACCTCGACCCATGCGACAACCTCTTCAGCGACCGGTTCACCTGCGGCTTCCGCTGCGACAAGGTTGACTCCTCCTCGTCAGTCAGCAGGCTCACCGAGCTCACCCTCGACCAGGCCGGCTACTCCGGCTCGCTCTCCTCCCTCTCCTGGAACTTCCCGTATTTGCAAACACTCGACCTCTCCAACAACTTCTTCTCCGGGTCGATCCCCGAGTCGCTCTCCAACTTAACAGGGCTGATTCGACTCGGTCTCTCCGGAAACTCGTTCTCCGGTGCAATTCCCGACTCAATTGGATCGCTTTCGAACCTCGTGGAGCTTTTTCTCGACAACAACCGCCTCAACGGCGCAATCCCATCGAGCTTGAACGGCCTGGCGGGGTTGCAGCGGCTCGAGCTCCAAGGGAACCTGCTCAGCGGCGAGTTTCCCGAGTTGGGTTCTCTTCAGAACCTCAGCTACTTAGACGCCAGCAACAACGCCATCTCCGGAGGTGTCCCACTAAATTTCCCGACCTCTCTGCTCCAAATCTCCATGCGAAACAACAGCCTAGTAGGAAACATCCCGGAAAACATCAAACAGTTGGGTTTTCTGCAAGTGCTCGACCTGAGTCACAACCAACTCGGCGGTGCCGTCCCCGCCCACCTCTTCAACCACCTGTCGCTACAGCAGCTCACTCTCTCCTTCAACCAATTCACGTCCGTAAAGCCCCCGGTTTCTCCTTCTCCGGGCGCCCAGAGCGCGCTCATTGCACTAGACCTCAGCAACAACGAGCTCAGCGGAATGCTACCGCTGTTCATGGCGGCGATGCGGAAGCTCTCAGCATTGACGCTGGAGAACAATAAGTTCACGGGTATGATTCCGACCCAGTACGCGCTCAAAGTGGCGGTGCCCGGATCCGGAGTCTCGAAGCTCGAGAGGCTCCTGCTGGGTGGGAATTACTTGTCCGGACCCATCCCGCGTCCTCTGCTCGGGTTAGAACCCGGTTCGGCGAATGTGGTTTTGGGCAATAATTGCCTGTACAGGTGTCCCAGGATTTACCATGTTTGTAAAGGTGGCCATCAGAAATCGTATCATAAGTGTAGAAGCTTCCGCCCATAA
- the LOC103407084 gene encoding floral homeotic protein DEFICIENS-like (The RefSeq protein has 1 substitution compared to this genomic sequence): MGRGKIEIKLIENQTNRQVTYSKRRNGIFKKAQELTVLCDAKVSLIMLSNTNKMHEYISPTTTTKSMYDDYQKTMGIDLWRTHEESMKDTLWKLKEINNKLRREIRQRLGHDLNGLSFDELASLDDEMQSSLDAIRQRKYHVIKTQTETTKKKVKNLEQRRGNMLHGYFDQEAAGEDPQYGYEDNEGDYESALALSNGANNLYTFHLHHRNLHHGGSSLGSSITHLHDLRLA, translated from the exons atgGGTCGTGGGAAGATTGAAATCAAGCTGATCGAAAACCAGACCAACAGGCAGGTGACCTACTCCAAGAGAAGAAATGGGATCTTCAAGAAGGCTCAGGAGCTCACCGTTCTCTGTGATGCCAAGGTCTCCCTCATTATGCTCTCCAACACTAATAAAATGCACGAGTATATCAGCCCTACCACTAC GACCAAGAGTATGTATGATGACTATCAGAAAACTATGGGGATCGATCTGTGGAGGACACACGAGGAG TCGATGAAAGACACCTTGTGGAAGTTGAAAGAGATCAACAATAAGCTGAGGAGAGAGATCAG GCAGAGGTTGGGCCATGATCTAAATGGCCTGAGCTTTGACGAGCTGGCTTCTCTTGACGATGAGATGCAGTCTTCCTTGGATGCCATACGTCAAAGGAAG TACCATGTGATCAAAACTCAGACGGAGACCACCAAGAAGAAG GTTAAGAACTTGGAGCAAAGAAGAGGAAACATGCTGCATGGCTAT TTTGACCAGGAAGCAGCCGGCGAGGATCCACAGTATGGTTATGAGGACAATGAGGGAGACTACGAATCTGCACTTGCATTGTCAAATGGGGCGAATAACTTGTACACTTTCCACCTCCACCACCCTAACCTCCACCACGGAGGAAGTTCCCTCGGCTCCTCCATTACTCATCTGCACGATCTCCGCCTTGCTTGA
- the LOC103400967 gene encoding GATA transcription factor 5 yields the protein MLYQTHPPLFIPIPSLSPFTCSILSSTSTSPLSLSSHSLSPPLLLSSSQLSPPQQVGTEMECVEAALKTSIRKEMAVKAAGPQAVVFDDLLWGGAVVNGQNACDDFSVDDLLDFSNEDGFFVTEGEEEDDKEKVKAFVSVSPQKQNQETEKSNLSEKVEPASELSVPADDLVNLEWLSHFVEDSFSEFATALPAVFVPENPMSEKRPDPETAFPEKPCFKTPVPAKARSKRTRTGGRVWSLGSPSLTESSSSSSSSSSSSPSNPWLIYPSTQNQEPGEPVLSLEKPPKKPKRRLVDGSSSQPPRRCSHCGVQKTPQWRTGPNGAKTLCNACGVRYKSGRLLPEYRPACSPTFSSELHSNHHRKVLEMRRKKEGPGTPEPGLTRPPVVPSF from the exons ATGCTTTACCAAACTCACCCTCCCCTTTTTATTCCAATTCCATCCCTCTCCCCCTTTACTTGTTCTATCCTTTCTTCTACCTCCacctctcccctctctctctcctcccactctctctctcctcctcttctgctctCCTCCTCCCAACTCTCCCCTCCCCAACAG GTTGGAACTGAAATGGAATGCGTGGAAGCGGCTCTGAAGACTAGTATTAGGAAGGAGATGGCCGTGAAGGCGGCCGGCCCGCAAGCGGTGGTCTTTGACGACTTGTTGTGGGGCGGCGCCGTCGTCAACGGCCAAAATGCTTGCGACGATTTCTCGGTCGACGACCTTCTCGACTTCTCGAACGAAGACGGGTTCTTTGTAACGGAGGGCGAGGAAGAAGACGATAAGGAAAAAGTCAAGGCCTTTGTCTCTGTTTCTCCCCAGAAGCAGAACCAGGAAACGGAAAAGTCCAATTTGTCGGAAAAAGTTGAACCGGCGAGCGAACTCAGCGTGCCG GCGGACGACTTGGTGAACCTCGAATGGTTGTCTCATTTCGTCGAGGATTCCTTCTCGGAATTCGCGACGGCCCTTCCGGCCGTGTTCGTGCCAGAGAATCCCATGTCCGAGAAGAGACCCGACCCGGAAACCGCTTTCCCGGAAAAGCCCTGTTTCAAGACTCCGGTTCCGGCAAAGGCTAGAAGCAAGCGGACCAGGACCGGCGGCCGGGTCTGGTCACTTGGCTCGCCGTCGCTCACAGAGTCCTCGAGTTCGAGTTCGTCGTCGTCTTCCTCCTCTCCGTCTAACCCCTGGCTCATTTACCCCTCCACACAGAACCAGGAACCGGGTGAACCGGTCTTGTCCCTGGAGAAGCCACCGAAGAAGCCGAAGAGAAGACTGGTGGACGGAAGTTCGAGCCAGCCACCGCGGCGGTGCAGCCATTGTGGGGTCCAAAAAACCCCTCAGTGGAGAACCGGCCCAAACGGAGCCAAGACCCTCTGTAACGCATGCGGGGTCCGGTACAAGTCGGGTCGGCTCTTGCCGGAGTACCGTCCCGCATGTAGCCCGACGTTTTCGAGCGAGTTGCACTCCAACCACCACCGCAAAGTCCTAGAGATGCGGCGGAAGAAGGAAGGCCCGGGCACCCCCGAACCCGGTTTGACCAGACCTCCGGTGGTGCCCAGTTTTTGA
- the LOC103400973 gene encoding probable leucine-rich repeat receptor-like protein kinase At1g35710, producing the protein MKISIYNKTLVLFLSLLLSLLVSKACHLVDRQALLHFKHNIVSDPSKLLHSWSISSDCCSAWEGVACESSGRVVNVSRPGLVSGNDFLVDTYMSGTLSPYLGNLSFLQLLDLSNLKDLKGPIPQEFGKLSHLTHLFLDSNMLIGSIPTAFRYLFRLEKLYLGNNYISGVVPSSVFGSLSSLSELGLSGNRLSGQIPTSIGKLVLLSKLDLHANNISGSIPISIGKLKSLTYLDLSENQISGRLPQSIGALSQLVLLYLNHNQLTGSIPSSISGLNSLRFCQLSQNKLAGALPASLGQLPKIERLIFENNKLSGKLPAAIGHLATLTDIFFSNNRFTGKIPSSFSNLHNLQTLDLSRNRLIGQIPPQLAKLLSLDTLDLSFNPLGLVSVPSFFARLKLFRLLLAKTGIEGLLPNWLSSSSVSILDLSSNALTGKLPHWIGNMTSLSFLNLSNNGFHSSIPAEFRNLALLMDLDLHSNKFSGHLSSIFSKQSQNPLGQFNSLDLSNNMFTGPIDEDIGEIPTMAAIKSLVLSNNPLRGSIPKSLGKLSDLQVLKLAHNRLSGRIQSELGDARKLTTLSLSSNNLSGNIPKEVLNLKDLKEFDVSRNHLSGKIPPHKAIIPVSGFIDNPGLCGVPLPPCNHF; encoded by the coding sequence atgaagatctcaatttACAACAAAACCCTAGTCCTCTTTCTCTCACTACTCCTCTCACTTCTTGTCTCCAAAGCTTGCCATTTGGTAGACAGACAAGCACTTCTACATTTCAAGCACAACATCGTTTCTGACCCTTCAAAACTGCTGCATTCGTGGTCAATCTCCTCCGATTGCTGCTCCGCTTGGGAAGGCGTCGCGTGTGAATCCTCCGGCAGAGTTGTAAACGTCTCACGCCCGGGGCTTGTTTCCGGCAATGACTTCCTGGTCGACACGTATATGTCCGGTACTTTGTCCCCTTATCTTGGAAACTTATCATTTCTTCAACTTCTTGACCTCAGTAATCTCAAGGACTTGAAGGGTCCAATACCACAAGAATTTGGGAAGCTATCTCACCTCACTCATCTCTTCCTTGATTCAAACATGCTCATTGGCTCGATACCAACAGCATTTCGCTATCTTTTTCGATTGGAGAAGCTCTATCTGGGTAACAATTACATATCTGGTGTTGTTCCCTCCTCTGTTTTTGGATCTTTGAGCTCTCTCTCGGAATTAGGCCTATCCGGAAATCGGTTGTCGGGCCAAATTCCAACTTCAATAGGAAAGTTGGTTTTACTAAGCAAGCTTGATCTCCATGCAAACAATATCTCCGGAAGCATTCCAATCTCCATTGGCAAGCTTAAGAGCTTGACATATCTTGATTTATCCGAAAATCAGATAAGTGGAAGACTGCCTCAGTCCATTGGTGCACTTTCGCAATTAGTCCTGCTCTATCTCAATCATAATCAGCTCACTGGAAGCATTCCTTCTTCGATTTCCGGGCTTAATTCTCTGCGGTTTTGTCAGTTATCCCAAAACAAGCTCGCAGGTGCTTTGCCAGCATCACTAGGCCAGCTCCCAAAGATCGAAAGGCTCATTTTCGAGAACAACAAACTTTCAGGAAAACTACCAGCAGCCATTGGCCACCTTGCAACTCTCACTGACATTTTCTTCTCCAACAATCGTTTTACAGGCAAGATTCCTTCAAGTTTTTCCAATTTACATAACCTACAAACACTAGATTTGTCGAGAAATCGACTCATTGGTCAAATTCCTCCTCAGCTTGCAAAATTACTTAGTCTAGACACTCTGGATCTTTCATTCAATCCACTGGGATTGGTTAGTGTACCAAGCTTTTTTGCAAGATTGAAACTTTTTCGGCTATTGTTGGCGAAAACCGGCATTGAAGGGCTGCTTCCGAATTGGTTATCTTCATCATCTGTCTCCATACTTGACTTATCAAGCAATGCCTTGACAGGCAAGCTGCCTCATTGGATAGGCAACATGACTAGCCTTTCATTTCTGAACTTATCAAACAATGGTTTCCATTCATCAATCCCAGCAGAATTCAGAAACCTTGCACTTCTGATGGATCTTGATCTGCATTCCAACAAGTTCTCCGGCCACCTGAGCTCGATATTTTCGAAACAATCCCAAAACCCTCTTGGACAATTCAACTCCCTTGATCTTTCCAACAACATGTTCACCGGCCCGATTGATGAGGACATCGGAGAAATTCCCACAATGGCAGCCATCAAAAGTCTAGTTTTATCAAACAACCCCTTGAGAGGAAGCATACCGAAGTCATTGGGAAAACTGAGTGATTTGCAGGTTCTAAAGCTTGCGCATAATCGGCTTTCGGGAAGGATTCAATCAGAGCTTGGAGATGCCAGAAAACTTACTACACTTTCTCTTTCAAGTAATAACTTGAGTGGAAATATTCCAAAGGAGGTGCTGAATTTGAAAGACCTTAAAGAATTTGATGTTTCTAGGAACCATTTGAGTGGGAAAATTCCTCCTCACAAAGCCATTATTCCCGTTTCCGGTTTCATAGATAACCCTGGCTTGTGTGGAGTTCCACTTCCTCCTTGTAATCACTTTTGA
- the LOC103401083 gene encoding uncharacterized protein isoform X1 — MEAVASAPPWMPEDDLRLKDAMETGASLEALARGAVRFSRKFTIGELRERWCSLLYDADVSAEASARLVKLEGCNSNSASKASRFSRSRGLQRKSDSIRKHYYAMQKRLGDVNSVDPDSYQKEFFDRNFLFRPDIDNGEAFEENFGAGDHNQPLFLDCDVDNGDAANAFHGGGRVSIGNHGAEGGGERVSIGNQGVEGGGECVPIGNHVVEGFVGEGCSNEFVEQVSLLPGNELGENAFCRDNACQDLPSNRDDAIDFGNALDAEDIGPSHASIDEPLWKTIEDVRAPEMPMDVSMGVNGEDAKKTLVVTDDMDVDNIGSSQYDDIHSEEVFNDELIRSVTVSGGDYADIDLANEYELAFMYASGKESIDKSSSENLNPISLSKTKDVHENDVPSHSGQDLPPKLVSDSFQVVTDNMQAAEMDVAAELSHSGQDDQRVISCSEANMTASTSVPHPLTPERNHEEMICTLNTEDPEIPCNDDIFPSTATVHAVGEPTLKGAHELASSTGKRKCDQQRKEEDPARPFKVPRMVGYDTSAENSPNHALGSFGVKAPYGDSKCVASVSKHDKNVIADQSQSRSAHAPSKSITNQGLKEEGLEAPFTIAELAPLCAEGSTTFPEPEANPSVLDREESEEEYDDDADIPCYSDIEAMILEMDLYPLDQDSYISSEVLEYQNEDSKRKIMRLEQCARSSMQRTLASKGALAVLYGNQIKEYIMKTEVIIGRSTEDNEVDIDLGKEGRHKKISRRQALIKMEGDGSFSLKNLGKSSIFLNGEEVASGQRVSLSSSNLIEIRDMYFNLETNHKSARQYLGRIGQQSEDKHTKFEWSPERGP; from the exons ATGGAAGCAGTGGCTTCGGCTCCTCCATGGATGCCGGAAGACGACCTCCGCTTGAAGGATGCCATGGAG ACAGGTGCTTCTCTGGAAGCACTTGCCAGAGGCGCGGTGCGATTTTCGCGCAAATTCACGATCGGAGAGTTGCGGGAGCGGTGGTGCTCGCTCCTCTACGACGCTGATGTCTCGGCGGAGGCGTCGGCTCGGTTGGTGAAGTTGGAAGGTTGCAATTCCAACTCAGCGTCCAAGGCTAGTAGATTCAGTCGTTCTAGGGGTTTGCAGCGAAAATCCGATAGCATACGAAAGCATTACTATGCTATGCAGAAGAGACTGGGCGATGTTAATTCCGTTGATCCCGATTCTTATCAGAAGGAGTTTTTCGATCGGAATTTTCTTTTCAGGCCGGACATTGATAATGGCGAGGCTTTTGAGGAAAATTTTGGGGCTGGAGATCATAATCAGCCCTTGTTtttggattgtgatgtggatAACGGCGATGCTGCTAATGCATTTCATGGTGGAGGGCGTGTTTCGATTGGAAATCATGGTGCGGAGGGAGGTGGAGAGCGTGTTTCGATTGGAAATCAAGGTGTGGAGGGAGGTGGGGAGTGTGTTCCAATTGGAAATCATGTTGTGGAGGGATTTGTGGGGGAAGGGTGCTCAAATGAATTTGTCGAACAGGTTTCTTTGCTGCCAGGTAACGAATTAGGAGAGAATGCTTTTTGCCGTGATAATGCCTGTCAAGATCTGCCTTCTAATCGAGATGATGCAATTGATTTTGGGAATGCCTTAGATGCGGAAGATATAGGGCCATCTCATGCATCTATAGATGAGCCTCTTTGGAAAACGATTGAGGATGTACGGGCACCAGAAATGCCAATGGATGTCAGCATGGGTGTTAATGGTGAGGATGCCAAAAAGACATTGGTAGTTACTGATGATATGGATGTGGATAATATTGGTTCATCTCAATATGACGATATCCATTCTGAGGAAGTGTTTAATGATGAACTGATTAGGTCTGTCACAGTTTCTGGAGGTGATTATGCAGACATAGACCTTGCGAATGAGTATGAGCTTGCCTTCATGTATGCAAGTGGCAAGGAGTCAATAGATAAGTCCTCTTCTGAAAACCTGAATCCGATTTCGTTGAGTAAGACCAAAGATGTTCATGAAAATGATGTACCGTCTCACTCTGGCCAAGATCTTCCCCCAAAGTTGGTTTCAGATTCCTTCCAGGTTGTTACAGACAATATGCAGGCTGCCGAGATGGATGTTGCTGCTGAACTGTCTCACTCTGGCCAAGATGATCAGCGTGTTATCTCTTGTTCCGAAGCCAATATGACAGCATCTACGTCAGTGCCACATCCTCTTACTCCTGAACGTAATCATGAAGAGATGATTTGCACATTGAATACCGAGGACCCTGAAATCCCATGCAATGATGATATATTTCCATCTACTGCAACTGTTCATGCTGTAGGGGAACCAACCTTAAAAGGAGCTCATGAGTTGGCTTCCTCAACTGGTAAAAGAAAATGCGATcaacaaaggaaagaagaagaTCCTGCACGACCTTTTAAGGTTCCCCGGATGGTGGGATACGACACAAGTGCAGAAAACAGCCCTAACCATGCACTTGGTTCTTTTGGAGTTAAAGCTCCATATGGTGATAGTAAATGTGTAGCTTCAGTCTCCAAACATGATAAAAATGTCATTGCCGACCAAAGCCAAAGCAGATCAGCACATGCACCATCTAAGTCTATCACCAATCAAGGGCTCAAAGAAGag GGACTAGAAGCTCCTTTTACAATTGCAGAACTTGCACCCTTATGCGCAGAGGGTTCTACGACTTTCCCAGAACCAGAAGCCAACCCATCAGTACTAGATCGTGAAGAATCTGAGGAAGAATATGATGATGATGCTGACATTCCTTGTTATTCTGATATTGAAGCGATG ATACTTGAGATGGATTTATATCCACTGGATCAGGATTCGTACATCAGTAGTGAAG TCTTAGAGTATCAAAACGAGGAttctaaaagaaaaatcatgagGTTGGAACAGTGTGCACGATCCTCTATGCAAAGAACCCTTGCATCTAAAGGTGCACTTGCAGTATTGTATGGAAACCAGATAAAGGAATACATTATGAAAACTGAG GTAATAATTGGCAGATCAACAGAAGATAACGAAGTTGATATTGACTTGGGAAAGGAAGGGCGGCATAAGAAAATATCTCGGCGGCAG GCTCTTATAAAGATGGAAGGAGATGGTTCTTTCTCTTTGAAGAATCTTGGCAAGAGTTCAATATTTTTGAATGGTGAAGAAGTTGCTTCGGGACAGCGTGTTAGTCTTAGTTCAAGTAATTTGATTGAG ATTAGGGACATGTATTTTAATTTAGAGACGAATCACAAATCTGCGAGGCAGTATCTGGGAAGAATTGGCCAGCAAAGCGAGGATAAGCACACCAAGTTCGAATGGTCACCTGAGAGAGGCCCGTAA
- the LOC103401083 gene encoding uncharacterized protein isoform X2, translating to MEAVASAPPWMPEDDLRLKDAMETGASLEALARGAVRFSRKFTIGELRERWCSLLYDADVSAEASARLVKLEGCNSNSASKASRFSRSRGLQRKSDSIRKHYYAMQKRLGDVNSVDPDSYQKEFFDRNFLFRPDIDNGEAFEENFGAGDHNQPLFLDCDVDNGDAANAFHGGERVSIGNQGVEGGGECVPIGNHVVEGFVGEGCSNEFVEQVSLLPGNELGENAFCRDNACQDLPSNRDDAIDFGNALDAEDIGPSHASIDEPLWKTIEDVRAPEMPMDVSMGVNGEDAKKTLVVTDDMDVDNIGSSQYDDIHSEEVFNDELIRSVTVSGGDYADIDLANEYELAFMYASGKESIDKSSSENLNPISLSKTKDVHENDVPSHSGQDLPPKLVSDSFQVVTDNMQAAEMDVAAELSHSGQDDQRVISCSEANMTASTSVPHPLTPERNHEEMICTLNTEDPEIPCNDDIFPSTATVHAVGEPTLKGAHELASSTGKRKCDQQRKEEDPARPFKVPRMVGYDTSAENSPNHALGSFGVKAPYGDSKCVASVSKHDKNVIADQSQSRSAHAPSKSITNQGLKEEGLEAPFTIAELAPLCAEGSTTFPEPEANPSVLDREESEEEYDDDADIPCYSDIEAMILEMDLYPLDQDSYISSEVLEYQNEDSKRKIMRLEQCARSSMQRTLASKGALAVLYGNQIKEYIMKTEVIIGRSTEDNEVDIDLGKEGRHKKISRRQALIKMEGDGSFSLKNLGKSSIFLNGEEVASGQRVSLSSSNLIEIRDMYFNLETNHKSARQYLGRIGQQSEDKHTKFEWSPERGP from the exons ATGGAAGCAGTGGCTTCGGCTCCTCCATGGATGCCGGAAGACGACCTCCGCTTGAAGGATGCCATGGAG ACAGGTGCTTCTCTGGAAGCACTTGCCAGAGGCGCGGTGCGATTTTCGCGCAAATTCACGATCGGAGAGTTGCGGGAGCGGTGGTGCTCGCTCCTCTACGACGCTGATGTCTCGGCGGAGGCGTCGGCTCGGTTGGTGAAGTTGGAAGGTTGCAATTCCAACTCAGCGTCCAAGGCTAGTAGATTCAGTCGTTCTAGGGGTTTGCAGCGAAAATCCGATAGCATACGAAAGCATTACTATGCTATGCAGAAGAGACTGGGCGATGTTAATTCCGTTGATCCCGATTCTTATCAGAAGGAGTTTTTCGATCGGAATTTTCTTTTCAGGCCGGACATTGATAATGGCGAGGCTTTTGAGGAAAATTTTGGGGCTGGAGATCATAATCAGCCCTTGTTtttggattgtgatgtggatAACGGCGATGCTGCTAATGCATTTCATG GTGGAGAGCGTGTTTCGATTGGAAATCAAGGTGTGGAGGGAGGTGGGGAGTGTGTTCCAATTGGAAATCATGTTGTGGAGGGATTTGTGGGGGAAGGGTGCTCAAATGAATTTGTCGAACAGGTTTCTTTGCTGCCAGGTAACGAATTAGGAGAGAATGCTTTTTGCCGTGATAATGCCTGTCAAGATCTGCCTTCTAATCGAGATGATGCAATTGATTTTGGGAATGCCTTAGATGCGGAAGATATAGGGCCATCTCATGCATCTATAGATGAGCCTCTTTGGAAAACGATTGAGGATGTACGGGCACCAGAAATGCCAATGGATGTCAGCATGGGTGTTAATGGTGAGGATGCCAAAAAGACATTGGTAGTTACTGATGATATGGATGTGGATAATATTGGTTCATCTCAATATGACGATATCCATTCTGAGGAAGTGTTTAATGATGAACTGATTAGGTCTGTCACAGTTTCTGGAGGTGATTATGCAGACATAGACCTTGCGAATGAGTATGAGCTTGCCTTCATGTATGCAAGTGGCAAGGAGTCAATAGATAAGTCCTCTTCTGAAAACCTGAATCCGATTTCGTTGAGTAAGACCAAAGATGTTCATGAAAATGATGTACCGTCTCACTCTGGCCAAGATCTTCCCCCAAAGTTGGTTTCAGATTCCTTCCAGGTTGTTACAGACAATATGCAGGCTGCCGAGATGGATGTTGCTGCTGAACTGTCTCACTCTGGCCAAGATGATCAGCGTGTTATCTCTTGTTCCGAAGCCAATATGACAGCATCTACGTCAGTGCCACATCCTCTTACTCCTGAACGTAATCATGAAGAGATGATTTGCACATTGAATACCGAGGACCCTGAAATCCCATGCAATGATGATATATTTCCATCTACTGCAACTGTTCATGCTGTAGGGGAACCAACCTTAAAAGGAGCTCATGAGTTGGCTTCCTCAACTGGTAAAAGAAAATGCGATcaacaaaggaaagaagaagaTCCTGCACGACCTTTTAAGGTTCCCCGGATGGTGGGATACGACACAAGTGCAGAAAACAGCCCTAACCATGCACTTGGTTCTTTTGGAGTTAAAGCTCCATATGGTGATAGTAAATGTGTAGCTTCAGTCTCCAAACATGATAAAAATGTCATTGCCGACCAAAGCCAAAGCAGATCAGCACATGCACCATCTAAGTCTATCACCAATCAAGGGCTCAAAGAAGag GGACTAGAAGCTCCTTTTACAATTGCAGAACTTGCACCCTTATGCGCAGAGGGTTCTACGACTTTCCCAGAACCAGAAGCCAACCCATCAGTACTAGATCGTGAAGAATCTGAGGAAGAATATGATGATGATGCTGACATTCCTTGTTATTCTGATATTGAAGCGATG ATACTTGAGATGGATTTATATCCACTGGATCAGGATTCGTACATCAGTAGTGAAG TCTTAGAGTATCAAAACGAGGAttctaaaagaaaaatcatgagGTTGGAACAGTGTGCACGATCCTCTATGCAAAGAACCCTTGCATCTAAAGGTGCACTTGCAGTATTGTATGGAAACCAGATAAAGGAATACATTATGAAAACTGAG GTAATAATTGGCAGATCAACAGAAGATAACGAAGTTGATATTGACTTGGGAAAGGAAGGGCGGCATAAGAAAATATCTCGGCGGCAG GCTCTTATAAAGATGGAAGGAGATGGTTCTTTCTCTTTGAAGAATCTTGGCAAGAGTTCAATATTTTTGAATGGTGAAGAAGTTGCTTCGGGACAGCGTGTTAGTCTTAGTTCAAGTAATTTGATTGAG ATTAGGGACATGTATTTTAATTTAGAGACGAATCACAAATCTGCGAGGCAGTATCTGGGAAGAATTGGCCAGCAAAGCGAGGATAAGCACACCAAGTTCGAATGGTCACCTGAGAGAGGCCCGTAA